The stretch of DNA GGGATGAGGCACATTAACTTTTTTCATTTATTTTTAAGGATATTCATCGCATTGGCAAGATTAAGATAGGCTTTGATCGGTAAATGATCTGAGGCAATGCGCGCAAGTGGTGAATAGTGGTTTTCAAGATTTGTTACCAATTGGTGAGGAAAGGCAAAAACGCGATCAAGGGCTAAAAAAGGAAAGCGAGAGGGAAAGCTTGGTACAACTTTAAGTGTGCTATCAAAATAGGGATAAAAATGGTTTAAAGATGAGCCTTTTCCCATTCTCCATTCATTAAAATCTCCAATGAGGAGTGTAGGCATAAGGGAGCGTTTTTGCAAAATTGTAAGGAGCATTTTTGTTTGTTTTTTACGAGAATAACGCAGTAAACCAAAATGAGCTGCAATAATACGAATAGGACCTGCTTCCATTTCCAATTCTACAATGATGGCTCCACGTGGTTCAATACTAGGAAGAGTGACTTGCAAGATGTCACGTACATATCCCTTTCGCAAAAAAAGAGCATTCCCATGCCAACCATGACCATGAGGTGACATAGTATTGAGAGGCACAGGGATCAAGCCGGTCTCAGCTTTTAACAGCTGAAGATTAATCAAACCAATGCGTTCCCCAAAACGTTTATCTGCTTCTTGAAGAGCAAGGATATCAACTTGTAATTCAGTAATAACACGAACAATCCGTGTAGGATT from Bartonella tribocorum CIP 105476 encodes:
- a CDS encoding endonuclease/exonuclease/phosphatase family protein, with the protein product MSKIPYKQKFPRFSDFIQQKLHNSLLKAIYSCSHHQSNILNPNNHYDLTIASYNVHKCVGVDKIFNPTRIVRVITELQVDILALQEADKRFGERIGLINLQLLKAETGLIPVPLNTMSPHGHGWHGNALFLRKGYVRDILQVTLPSIEPRGAIIVELEMEAGPIRIIAAHFGLLRYSRKKQTKMLLTILQKRSLMPTLLIGDFNEWRMGKGSSLNHFYPYFDSTLKVVPSFPSRFPFLALDRVFAFPHQLVTNLENHYSPLARIASDHLPIKAYLNLANAMNILKNK